The following coding sequences lie in one Flavobacterium sediminis genomic window:
- a CDS encoding S41 family peptidase, with protein sequence MIQTQHYQPKPIDDSLSVYVFNTVINNFDTPRFVLTKSEYDRLSRHRLKIDDYILEGNCNFIKDFEQILQNGISRKIAMIKAIEKEISSVNVTQTIEFSNKKFEYLTTENEIKNLLKKKIIFDILYEIAQTSKNKDSIVLNFAQLQKQYKKQTFEEYYCLGEHKMATPDTFSTEIEDLFLKAFSQYFDPHTTYLSQNDRTTFLNGVSEDNASFGLHFAINNSNEFYVAEIIPGSSAFDSDAIEPFDKLVKVKTMNGDEVFANCSTFDIIQNYLQSQEFKNLLFSFEKKDGTTYEVQLVKKNIKSIQNKCYSYVMDYEGKKLGYLNIPSFYTDENGSNTMTNDVAIELLNLKKDNIQGLIIDLKNNGGGDINEAIKLSGMFIDIGPVAVMTQKNGNNMLLRDVNRGSFYRGPMIVLVNGNSASGSEFFANAMQDYKRALLVGSKTFGKATMQQIFPLDSTSTVTDYVKITTEKFYRVTGKSNQKTGLLPDVEIPDIFDTFSKKEDKLDNALPNDSIENKTRFQPLHTNFSKIAANSQKRVTASQYYQTVTNYQDYFNTIFKKNTSEKITLTIDGVFNYVHKHDAVFDSFKGIASQTYVSTITPTSTDLEKLKFDTVLNEISNKRIEQLKRNFDILESAKILVELNTK encoded by the coding sequence TTGATTCAAACGCAACATTATCAGCCTAAACCGATAGATGACAGTCTATCGGTTTATGTTTTTAATACTGTCATCAATAACTTTGACACTCCCCGATTTGTTTTAACAAAAAGTGAATACGATCGTTTAAGTCGGCACCGACTCAAGATTGACGATTACATTTTAGAAGGGAACTGTAACTTTATCAAAGATTTTGAACAAATATTGCAAAACGGTATCAGCCGAAAAATAGCAATGATCAAAGCCATTGAAAAAGAAATTTCCAGTGTTAATGTCACTCAAACTATTGAATTTTCCAATAAAAAGTTTGAATATCTTACAACCGAAAATGAAATCAAGAATCTTTTAAAGAAAAAGATCATTTTTGATATTCTTTACGAAATTGCACAAACTTCCAAAAACAAAGATTCTATTGTTTTAAACTTTGCTCAGCTACAAAAGCAATACAAAAAACAAACTTTTGAAGAATATTATTGCTTAGGCGAACACAAAATGGCAACTCCTGATACTTTTTCAACGGAAATTGAAGATTTGTTCTTAAAAGCTTTCAGTCAGTACTTTGATCCGCATACGACTTATCTGTCTCAAAATGACAGAACCACTTTTTTAAATGGCGTAAGCGAGGACAATGCTTCATTCGGATTGCACTTTGCTATTAACAACAGTAATGAGTTCTATGTTGCGGAGATTATTCCCGGAAGCTCTGCCTTTGACAGTGATGCCATTGAACCATTTGATAAATTGGTAAAAGTAAAAACGATGAATGGTGATGAAGTTTTCGCCAACTGCTCTACTTTTGATATCATTCAGAATTATTTACAATCCCAAGAATTTAAAAATTTACTTTTTTCATTTGAAAAAAAGGATGGTACTACCTACGAAGTCCAATTGGTTAAAAAAAATATCAAATCCATTCAAAACAAATGCTACAGCTATGTTATGGATTATGAAGGCAAAAAATTAGGCTACCTTAATATCCCTAGTTTCTATACAGATGAGAATGGTAGTAATACAATGACTAACGACGTAGCTATAGAACTTTTAAACCTGAAAAAAGATAACATACAAGGATTGATCATCGATCTGAAAAATAATGGCGGAGGTGATATCAATGAAGCCATAAAATTAAGCGGAATGTTTATAGACATTGGTCCGGTTGCTGTCATGACCCAAAAGAACGGTAACAATATGCTGCTCAGAGACGTTAACAGAGGCTCTTTTTACAGAGGACCTATGATCGTATTGGTAAACGGAAATTCGGCTTCAGGAAGCGAATTTTTTGCCAATGCCATGCAGGATTACAAAAGGGCTTTACTTGTGGGTAGTAAAACTTTCGGCAAAGCAACCATGCAGCAAATTTTCCCACTGGATTCTACTTCAACTGTAACAGATTATGTTAAAATCACTACTGAAAAATTCTATAGAGTAACCGGAAAAAGCAATCAAAAAACAGGATTATTGCCCGATGTCGAAATTCCTGATATCTTCGATACTTTCAGTAAGAAAGAGGACAAACTGGACAATGCTTTACCAAACGATTCTATTGAAAATAAAACCCGTTTTCAGCCGTTACATACCAACTTTTCTAAAATCGCTGCGAACAGTCAAAAAAGAGTAACTGCCAGTCAATACTATCAAACGGTCACTAATTATCAAGATTATTTCAATACCATTTTCAAAAAAAACACCTCAGAGAAGATCACATTGACTATTGACGGAGTATTCAATTATGTGCACAAGCACGATGCCGTTTTTGATTCTTTCAAAGGTATAGCAAGCCAAACTTACGTTTCAACCATCACTCCTACTTCTACTGATCTCGAAAAATTAAAGTTCGATACCGTATTGAATGAAATTTCAAACAAAAGAATTGAACAACTTAAACGAAATTTTGATATCTTAGAATCAGCTAAAATTTTAGTTGAACTAAATACCAAATAA
- the thrC gene encoding threonine synthase — protein MKYFSTNNHNIKVRFKDAVIHGLAPDKGLYFPEEIPQLPQSFFDTIENLSDTEIAYTVLQPFIGDEIPEYALKEIISETLTFDFPVVKVTDHLYSLELFHGPTLAFKDVGARFMSRCLGYFNRNSNENVTVLVATSGDTGGAVANGFLGVKGVKVVILYPSKRVSDIQEKQLTTLGGNIFALEVKDTFDTCQNMVKKAFLDNSLKKYNLTSANSINVARWLPQMIYYFVAYKKLKKLQQKVVISCPSGNFGNICAGLLAYKMGLPIEQFIAATNANNTVPRFLETEEYLPSQTVATLSNAMDVSNPSNFVRILELFHQNVPELKSVFSSYSFNDSQTKKAIQELYSEYEYVADPHGAVGYLGTQKATIPNSVKVFLETAHPIKFKDAVEQVIGKELPLPDDISAIIDKEKKSIVIENYEELKESLALIYK, from the coding sequence ATGAAATATTTCAGTACTAATAATCACAATATAAAAGTTCGCTTTAAAGACGCTGTAATACACGGATTAGCGCCTGATAAAGGTTTGTATTTTCCAGAGGAAATTCCGCAATTACCACAAAGTTTTTTTGATACTATCGAAAATCTTTCCGATACCGAAATTGCTTATACCGTTTTACAGCCTTTCATTGGCGACGAAATTCCGGAATATGCCTTAAAAGAAATTATCAGTGAAACCCTGACTTTTGATTTTCCGGTTGTCAAAGTGACTGACCATTTGTATTCATTAGAACTCTTCCACGGACCTACACTGGCTTTCAAAGATGTCGGCGCCCGATTCATGTCGCGCTGTTTGGGCTATTTTAATAGAAATTCCAATGAAAATGTAACAGTTTTAGTAGCTACTTCCGGTGATACGGGTGGTGCGGTTGCTAATGGATTTTTAGGTGTTAAAGGTGTTAAAGTGGTTATCCTCTACCCTTCTAAACGCGTAAGTGATATTCAGGAGAAACAATTGACCACTTTAGGCGGTAATATTTTTGCTTTAGAAGTAAAAGACACTTTTGATACATGTCAAAACATGGTAAAAAAAGCCTTTTTAGATAATTCTTTAAAAAAATACAATCTGACTTCTGCTAATTCTATCAATGTAGCACGTTGGTTACCCCAAATGATCTACTATTTTGTAGCCTACAAAAAACTGAAAAAACTACAACAAAAAGTAGTTATTTCTTGCCCAAGTGGAAACTTCGGCAACATTTGTGCCGGCTTATTAGCTTACAAAATGGGATTACCTATTGAACAATTTATCGCGGCAACGAATGCTAACAATACGGTTCCCCGCTTTTTAGAAACCGAAGAATATTTACCGTCACAAACGGTTGCCACATTATCAAATGCTATGGATGTGAGCAATCCGAGTAATTTTGTGCGTATTCTGGAATTATTCCATCAGAATGTTCCGGAATTGAAATCTGTCTTTTCTTCTTATTCGTTCAACGATTCACAAACGAAAAAAGCGATACAAGAATTATATTCTGAATATGAATATGTTGCCGATCCACATGGTGCTGTTGGTTATTTAGGAACACAAAAAGCAACGATTCCAAATAGTGTGAAGGTATTTTTGGAAACTGCACATCCCATCAAATTTAAAGATGCTGTAGAACAAGTTATTGGTAAAGAATTGCCGTTACCCGATGATATTTCGGCTATTATTGATAAAGAGAAAAAATCGATTGTAATTGAGAATTACGAAGAACTCAAAGAAAGTTTGGCTTTAATTTACAAATAA